One stretch of Akkermansia sp. RCC_12PD DNA includes these proteins:
- the def gene encoding peptide deformylase — protein sequence MILDILQYGHPALREKCSPIVHINSDILSFLQDMQETLAQGGIGLAAPQVGRPIQMVTINIPLTDTSTTWLEVDGSPATLAQLMPLNFINPVLHPFGKKVPYREGCLSISKVYADVTRRSCVKATLILMDGRTVTIKCNGLLARCLQHEVDHLHGSLFTDIVSPQDHEKVIRRLRLTHPDAFEEDDDSYARRMKEERRRLAQAAQVPAIPRKTA from the coding sequence GTGATTCTTGACATTCTGCAATACGGGCATCCCGCCCTCCGGGAGAAATGCAGTCCCATTGTCCATATCAATTCCGACATCCTCAGCTTTCTGCAAGACATGCAGGAAACACTGGCGCAGGGAGGCATCGGACTGGCGGCGCCGCAGGTGGGCCGTCCCATCCAGATGGTCACCATCAACATCCCCCTCACGGACACCTCCACCACGTGGCTGGAAGTGGACGGCAGCCCTGCCACGCTGGCACAACTTATGCCGCTGAACTTCATCAACCCGGTCCTCCACCCCTTCGGCAAAAAAGTCCCGTACCGGGAAGGGTGCCTGAGCATCTCCAAGGTATATGCGGACGTCACGCGGCGTTCCTGCGTAAAAGCCACGCTCATTCTGATGGACGGAAGGACCGTTACCATCAAATGCAACGGCCTTCTGGCACGCTGTCTGCAGCATGAAGTGGATCACCTTCACGGCAGCCTGTTCACGGACATCGTTTCTCCGCAGGACCATGAAAAAGTCATCCGGCGTCTTAGACTGACACATCCGGATGCCTTTGAGGAAGACGACGACAGCTACGCACGTCGCATGAAGGAGGAACGCCGGAGACTGGCCCAGGCCGCCCAGGTTCCGGCCATACCCCGGAAAACCGCGTGA